In a single window of the Ancylobacter polymorphus genome:
- a CDS encoding DUF5330 domain-containing protein, with product MFFLLRIGFWLTVVFLLLPAVVGGPSSHTPANGPAASGAATTGDPKVNAFDALSAASAAAADAGGFCARQPQACAIGASLIELIGERAEAGARFALSYLSDQIVEEKRKAAARANGGRAGDTLTTHDLSPAWQGPRPPAGMAPAERTGAASPAPGAPPPSAAPAAPAASGGTSGGVPLPPKRPA from the coding sequence ATGTTTTTTCTGCTGCGCATCGGTTTCTGGCTCACCGTCGTTTTCCTGCTGCTGCCCGCCGTGGTCGGCGGGCCGTCCTCGCACACGCCGGCCAATGGACCGGCGGCAAGTGGCGCGGCGACCACGGGTGACCCGAAGGTCAACGCCTTCGACGCGCTCTCGGCGGCCAGCGCGGCGGCGGCGGATGCCGGCGGCTTCTGCGCCCGCCAGCCGCAGGCCTGCGCCATCGGCGCCAGCCTGATCGAGCTGATCGGCGAGCGGGCCGAGGCCGGCGCCCGCTTTGCCCTGAGCTATCTGTCCGACCAGATCGTGGAGGAGAAGCGCAAGGCGGCGGCCCGCGCCAATGGCGGACGGGCCGGCGATACGCTGACAACCCACGATCTCAGCCCCGCCTGGCAGGGCCCGCGTCCCCCGGCCGGCATGGCCCCGGCGGAGCGGACCGGCGCCGCCAGCCCGGCCCCAGGGGCGCCCCCGCCGAGCGCGGCCCCCGCCGCCCCTGCGGCATCTGGCGGGACATCCGGCGGGGTGCCGCTGCCGCCGAAACGCCCCGCCTGA
- a CDS encoding SufE family protein, producing the protein MTSKIDSIIEDFELLDNWDDRYRYLIELGRALPPFPEEQRSDTFKVQGCASQVWLVSEPAGGADDLRLAFHGDSDAHIVRGLVAILLAFYSDRTARDILAADPGAVFARIGLKEHLTPQRSNGLRSMVERIRADARAALEGAVA; encoded by the coding sequence ATGACATCCAAGATCGACAGCATCATCGAGGACTTCGAGCTCCTCGATAATTGGGACGACCGCTACCGCTACCTCATCGAGCTGGGGCGCGCTCTGCCGCCCTTTCCGGAGGAACAGCGCAGCGACACGTTCAAGGTTCAGGGCTGTGCCAGCCAGGTGTGGCTGGTGAGCGAGCCCGCCGGCGGCGCGGACGATCTCCGCCTCGCCTTTCACGGCGATTCCGATGCCCATATCGTGCGCGGCCTCGTCGCCATCCTGCTCGCCTTCTATTCGGACCGCACGGCCCGCGACATTCTCGCGGCGGACCCCGGTGCCGTGTTCGCGCGCATCGGCCTCAAGGAGCATCTGACGCCCCAGCGCTCCAACGGGCTGCGCTCCATGGTCGAACGAATCCGCGCCGACGCCCGCGCGGCGCTGGAAGGCGCGGTCGCCTAA
- a CDS encoding DUF6456 domain-containing protein, whose amino-acid sequence MAERHIDHIEVEIEGVRRAVAVDLDESPLGWLARRRGRDGRSFIAPVQLIAGERLRADFTRAGMAPRLTANWDAVTRTDRAGGGAGLNASEAMLAARQRVGRAMEAVGPEFAGLLVDVCCFLKGLEQVEQERLWPARTAKVVLALGLDRLARHYGLSAAAQGPARARTRAWKAPEPPAGKD is encoded by the coding sequence ATGGCTGAGCGTCATATCGACCATATCGAGGTGGAGATTGAGGGCGTACGCCGCGCCGTCGCCGTCGATCTCGACGAAAGCCCGCTCGGCTGGCTGGCGCGGCGGCGCGGGCGCGACGGCCGCAGCTTCATCGCGCCGGTCCAGCTCATTGCCGGGGAGCGGCTGCGCGCCGACTTCACCCGTGCCGGCATGGCGCCGCGCCTCACCGCCAATTGGGACGCGGTGACGCGCACTGACCGCGCCGGCGGTGGCGCCGGGCTCAACGCCTCCGAGGCCATGCTCGCCGCCCGCCAGCGCGTGGGACGGGCGATGGAGGCGGTGGGGCCGGAATTCGCCGGCCTGCTGGTCGATGTCTGCTGCTTCCTGAAAGGTCTGGAACAGGTGGAACAAGAACGCCTATGGCCGGCGCGGACCGCCAAAGTGGTGCTGGCGCTGGGGCTCGACCGGCTGGCCCGGCACTATGGGCTCAGCGCGGCGGCGCAGGGGCCGGCGCGCGCCCGCACCCGCGCCTGGAAGGCACCGGAGCCACCGGCCGGCAAGGATTAG
- a CDS encoding helix-turn-helix domain-containing protein — protein sequence MPVPPASPPSLRPTAEPCLLAARLAADATAIPLPLVLHPRRLDRRCASARALAMYLAHVGLGLSMSRVASGFGRHRSTVAHACRRIEERRESAGWDRWVAALEEDARRLSSPASAGAQPAGGAHG from the coding sequence ATGCCTGTGCCCCCTGCCTCCCCGCCATCCCTGCGGCCGACCGCCGAGCCGTGCCTGCTCGCGGCCCGGCTCGCTGCGGATGCCACCGCCATTCCGCTGCCGCTCGTGCTGCATCCGCGCCGGCTGGATCGTCGCTGCGCCTCCGCTCGCGCGCTGGCCATGTATCTCGCCCATGTCGGGCTCGGCCTGTCGATGAGTCGCGTGGCGTCCGGCTTCGGCCGGCACCGCTCCACCGTCGCCCATGCCTGCCGCCGCATCGAGGAGCGGCGCGAGAGCGCCGGCTGGGACCGCTGGGTCGCAGCGCTGGAAGAGGATGCGCGCCGCCTGTCGTCCCCGGCCAGCGCCGGCGCGCAACCGGCGGGAGGCGCCCATGGCTGA
- a CDS encoding MucR family transcriptional regulator yields MSDINDADSYIELAADIVSAYVSNNAVSANELVTLLAEVHGALQRVNKGEVETVVEPLKPAVPPKKSVMPDYIVCLEDGKKFKSLKRHLRTQYNLTPEAYREKWGLPADYPMVAPNYAAARSALAKEMGLGQQRRRSTAG; encoded by the coding sequence ATGAGCGATATCAACGACGCCGACAGCTATATCGAACTCGCCGCCGATATCGTCTCGGCGTATGTGAGCAATAATGCGGTCTCGGCCAATGAACTTGTCACCCTCCTTGCGGAAGTGCACGGCGCTCTGCAGCGCGTGAACAAGGGCGAGGTGGAGACGGTGGTTGAGCCGCTGAAGCCCGCCGTGCCGCCGAAGAAGTCCGTGATGCCCGATTACATCGTGTGTCTGGAGGACGGCAAGAAGTTCAAGTCGCTCAAGCGGCATCTGCGCACGCAGTACAACCTCACCCCCGAGGCGTATCGCGAGAAGTGGGGCCTGCCGGCCGACTACCCCATGGTTGCACCCAATTACGCCGCCGCCCGTTCGGCGCTGGCGAAGGAAATGGGCCTCGGCCAGCAGCGCCGGCGTAGCACGGCGGGCTGA
- the msrB gene encoding peptide-methionine (R)-S-oxide reductase MsrB — protein MDQISRRPRVVKSDAEWRAQLTPEQYRVTRGHGTECAFSGPHLSQKEPGLYRCVCCEAPLFRSNAKFESDTGWPSFFQPVDAEAVSAYHDHSYGMHRVEVRCASCDAHLGHVFPDGPPPTRQRFCINGVALAFEADDTASEGTQA, from the coding sequence ATGGACCAGATCTCTCGCCGTCCCCGCGTGGTGAAGTCGGACGCGGAGTGGCGTGCCCAGCTCACGCCGGAGCAGTATCGCGTCACGCGCGGCCACGGCACCGAGTGCGCTTTCAGCGGCCCGCACCTCTCCCAGAAGGAGCCGGGCCTCTACCGCTGCGTGTGCTGCGAGGCGCCACTGTTCCGCTCCAACGCCAAGTTCGAATCGGACACGGGCTGGCCGAGCTTCTTCCAGCCGGTCGATGCCGAAGCGGTCAGCGCCTATCACGACCATTCCTATGGCATGCACCGGGTCGAGGTGCGCTGCGCCAGCTGCGACGCCCATCTCGGCCACGTGTTCCCCGACGGCCCACCCCCGACCCGCCAGCGCTTCTGCATCAACGGTGTCGCCCTTGCCTTCGAGGCCGACGACACGGCGAGCGAGGGAACGCAGGCGTGA
- a CDS encoding S9 family peptidase, which yields MNTDTAARPASTHAPLVRSFHGQTLSDPYAWLRAENWREVMRDPALLAPDIREWLEAENAAAEAWLAPHAELRRQLVAEMRGRIKEDDASVPSTDGPFAYFTRFREGGQHPLICRRPAGAIAGETVLLDGDALAEGKAYFQFGDARQSPDHRLYAWTADEAGSEYYTLRIRDIDAGTDLPDLVAETTGDVLWSADGAYLFYIRRDAEHRPSFVYRHRLGTDPAEDVLVYEEPDKGFFVSLGHTQSRRFGLISCGDHDTSEVWLLDLDAPLEAPVLVEPREAGLRYGVEHHPALDGVESLIIETNADGAEDFKIVAAPLGTPGRAHWRDLVPHKPGRLLLSVCVLRGHLIRLEREDGLPRLVIRALADGAEHAVAFAEEAYSLGFDPGFGFDKTEIRFTYSSMTTPSEVWDYDVATHARLLRKRQEVPSGHDPKRYVTRRLMAPAADGELVPVSLLYAADTPLDGSAPCLLYGYGAYGVSMPASFSVSRLSLVDRGFVFAIAHIRGGTEKGWRWYREGKLAKKTNSFTDFIAAGEHLVAEKIVAPDRIVAHGGSAGGMLMGAVANRRPDLFAGIVAEVPFVDVLNTMLDDTLPLTPPEWPEWGNPITDAEAFATIRAYSPYDNVTAQDYPALFALAGLTDPRVTYWEPAKWVAKLRATKTDRRPLLLRTNMEAGHGGAAGRFDRLEETAMIYAFALATAGR from the coding sequence GTGAACACCGACACCGCCGCACGGCCCGCTTCCACCCACGCGCCGCTGGTCCGCTCCTTCCACGGGCAGACGCTGAGCGATCCCTATGCCTGGCTCCGGGCCGAGAACTGGCGCGAGGTGATGCGCGACCCCGCTCTGCTCGCCCCCGACATTCGCGAGTGGCTGGAGGCCGAGAACGCCGCCGCCGAGGCGTGGCTCGCACCCCATGCCGAGCTGCGGCGCCAGCTGGTGGCGGAAATGCGCGGCCGCATCAAGGAGGACGACGCCTCGGTGCCGTCCACCGATGGTCCCTTCGCCTATTTCACCCGCTTCCGCGAGGGCGGCCAGCATCCGCTCATCTGCCGCCGCCCGGCCGGCGCCATTGCCGGGGAAACCGTGCTGCTCGACGGCGACGCGCTGGCGGAAGGCAAGGCCTATTTCCAGTTTGGTGATGCGCGCCAGTCGCCCGACCACCGCCTCTATGCCTGGACCGCCGACGAGGCGGGCTCGGAATATTACACGCTGCGCATCCGCGACATCGACGCCGGCACCGACCTGCCCGATCTTGTCGCCGAGACCACCGGCGACGTGCTGTGGAGCGCGGATGGCGCCTATCTCTTCTATATCCGCCGCGACGCCGAGCATCGCCCGAGCTTCGTCTACCGCCACCGGCTCGGCACCGACCCTGCCGAAGACGTGCTGGTCTATGAGGAACCGGACAAGGGCTTCTTCGTCTCGCTCGGCCACACCCAGTCGCGCCGCTTCGGCCTCATTTCCTGCGGCGACCACGACACCAGCGAAGTCTGGCTCCTCGACCTCGACGCCCCGCTTGAGGCCCCCGTCCTTGTCGAGCCGCGCGAAGCCGGCCTGCGCTATGGGGTCGAGCACCATCCCGCGCTCGATGGGGTCGAGAGCCTGATCATCGAGACCAATGCCGACGGCGCCGAGGATTTCAAGATCGTCGCCGCGCCGCTCGGCACGCCCGGCCGCGCCCACTGGCGCGATCTGGTGCCGCACAAGCCCGGCCGCCTGCTGCTGTCGGTGTGCGTGCTGCGCGGCCATCTCATCCGGCTGGAGCGGGAGGACGGGCTGCCGCGCCTCGTCATCCGCGCGCTGGCGGACGGCGCCGAACATGCCGTCGCCTTCGCCGAGGAGGCCTATTCGCTCGGCTTCGATCCCGGCTTCGGCTTCGACAAGACCGAAATCCGCTTCACCTATTCCTCCATGACCACCCCTTCCGAGGTGTGGGATTACGATGTGGCGACCCACGCCCGCTTGCTGCGCAAGCGCCAGGAGGTGCCCTCCGGCCACGATCCCAAGCGCTATGTCACAAGGCGGCTGATGGCGCCGGCGGCGGATGGCGAGCTTGTGCCGGTGTCGCTGCTCTACGCCGCCGACACGCCGCTCGACGGCAGCGCCCCGTGCCTGCTCTATGGCTATGGCGCTTACGGCGTCTCCATGCCCGCCAGCTTCTCCGTCTCGCGGCTGTCGCTGGTGGATCGCGGCTTCGTCTTCGCCATCGCCCATATACGGGGCGGCACGGAGAAGGGCTGGCGCTGGTACCGCGAGGGCAAGCTGGCGAAGAAGACCAACAGCTTCACCGATTTCATCGCCGCCGGCGAACACCTGGTCGCCGAGAAGATCGTGGCGCCCGACCGCATCGTCGCCCATGGCGGCTCGGCCGGCGGCATGCTGATGGGGGCGGTGGCGAATAGGCGGCCGGACCTGTTCGCCGGCATCGTGGCCGAGGTGCCTTTCGTCGACGTGCTCAACACCATGCTCGACGACACCCTGCCGCTCACCCCGCCGGAATGGCCGGAATGGGGCAACCCGATCACGGATGCCGAGGCTTTCGCCACCATCCGCGCCTATTCGCCCTATGACAATGTGACGGCGCAGGACTACCCCGCCCTGTTCGCCCTGGCCGGCCTCACCGACCCGCGCGTGACCTATTGGGAACCGGCGAAATGGGTGGCGAAGCTGCGGGCGACCAAGACCGACCGGCGCCCGCTGCTGCTGCGCACCAATATGGAAGCCGGCCATGGCGGCGCCGCCGGCCGCTTCGACCGGCTGGAGGAAACGGCGATGATCTACGCCTTCGCCCTGGCTACCGCCGGGCGCTGA
- a CDS encoding superoxide dismutase, whose protein sequence is MSFTLPELPYSYDALAPYMSRETLEYHHDKHHLAYVNNGNNLLKGTEWEGKSLEEIVKGSFGKNAGLFNNAGQHFNHLHFWNWMKPNGGGAIPGELEKKIVEDLGSVDKMKEDFIQAGVTQFGSGWNWLAVKDGKIVVMKTANGESPLVHGATPILGCDVWEHSYYIDYRNRRPDYLKAFVENLVNWDYVAELYSKAV, encoded by the coding sequence ATGTCCTTCACGCTTCCCGAGCTTCCCTACTCCTACGACGCCCTCGCCCCCTATATGTCGCGCGAGACGCTCGAATATCACCACGACAAGCACCACCTCGCCTATGTGAACAACGGCAACAACCTGCTGAAGGGCACCGAGTGGGAAGGCAAGTCGCTGGAAGAGATCGTCAAGGGCTCCTTCGGCAAGAATGCCGGCCTGTTCAACAATGCCGGCCAGCACTTCAACCACTTGCACTTCTGGAACTGGATGAAGCCGAATGGCGGCGGCGCGATCCCCGGCGAGCTTGAGAAGAAGATCGTCGAGGACCTCGGTTCGGTCGACAAGATGAAGGAAGACTTCATCCAGGCCGGCGTGACCCAGTTCGGCTCGGGCTGGAACTGGCTGGCGGTCAAGGACGGCAAGATCGTCGTGATGAAGACCGCCAATGGCGAGAGCCCGCTGGTCCACGGCGCCACCCCGATCCTCGGCTGCGACGTGTGGGAGCACTCCTACTACATCGACTATCGCAACCGCCGCCCCGACTATCTCAAGGCGTTCGTCGAGAACCTGGTGAACTGGGACTACGTCGCCGAGCTGTATTCCAAGGCCGTCTGA
- a CDS encoding zinc transporter ZntB, with amino-acid sequence MPDYDKEGLVSAWTFDGNGGARRIGWEEIAQGVPSGERFQWINLQLLEHRHGRSTWLDLHSGVDPSIVESLVAAETRPRCALFDNGAFLNLRGINLMPYSLPDEMHSIRFWVEPHRIVSVRRRALSAVGDFEDAIQRGRAPRTPGEFVADLSMRLVDRMDTVITALAEQADELEEQVLSATLSNLSPKVSEVRRVAIILRRYIAPQREALNHFSLEDAEWLSPRDRNRLREAADRVTRFAEELDSVRDRAAVIYDQMVERRAEQMNRSMLVLAAVTVIFAPLTLITGLMGMNVEGIPGAQDPNGFWAVTVLAAGLGVGLVAWLRTIRWL; translated from the coding sequence TTGCCCGATTACGACAAGGAAGGCCTCGTTTCCGCCTGGACCTTCGACGGCAATGGCGGCGCGCGGCGCATCGGCTGGGAGGAGATCGCGCAGGGCGTTCCGTCCGGCGAACGCTTCCAGTGGATCAATCTCCAGCTTCTGGAGCATCGCCACGGCCGCAGCACCTGGCTCGACCTGCACAGCGGCGTCGATCCCTCCATCGTCGAATCCCTGGTGGCGGCGGAAACGCGGCCGCGCTGCGCCCTGTTCGACAATGGCGCCTTCCTCAACCTGCGCGGCATCAACCTGATGCCCTACTCACTGCCGGATGAGATGCACTCGATCCGCTTCTGGGTGGAGCCTCACCGCATCGTCTCGGTGCGGCGGCGGGCGCTGTCGGCGGTGGGCGATTTCGAGGACGCCATCCAGCGCGGGCGGGCTCCGCGCACCCCGGGCGAGTTCGTCGCCGATCTCTCCATGCGCCTCGTCGACCGCATGGACACGGTGATCACCGCGCTGGCCGAGCAGGCGGACGAGCTGGAAGAGCAGGTGCTGAGCGCGACGCTCTCCAATCTCAGCCCCAAGGTCTCCGAGGTGCGGCGCGTCGCCATCATCCTGCGCCGCTACATCGCCCCGCAACGCGAGGCGCTGAACCATTTCTCGCTGGAAGACGCCGAATGGCTCTCGCCGCGCGACCGCAACCGGCTGCGCGAGGCCGCCGACCGGGTGACGCGCTTCGCCGAGGAGCTGGATTCGGTGCGCGACCGTGCCGCCGTCATCTACGACCAGATGGTGGAACGGCGGGCCGAGCAGATGAACCGTTCCATGCTGGTGCTGGCGGCGGTGACGGTGATCTTCGCGCCGCTGACGCTGATCACCGGCCTGATGGGCATGAATGTGGAAGGCATTCCCGGCGCGCAGGACCCCAACGGCTTCTGGGCCGTGACCGTGCTGGCCGCCGGCCTCGGCGTCGGTCTGGTGGCGTGGCTGCGCACGATCCGCTGGCTGTAG
- the folK gene encoding 2-amino-4-hydroxy-6-hydroxymethyldihydropteridine diphosphokinase, producing MPAKPTPDFFVRRPRKVEKAVAYLCLGSNLGDRAGTMAKAVGLIARAGLKIIARSSLYETPPWGPVPQGPYLNMVVAVETELSARELLNLLLGVEHAFGRDRTREVRFGPRKIDIDILLYGDEVIAEPDLEIPHPRMMERAFALIPLSELAPELKVGGASVAAALAGLDRSGIVKVEPQPASD from the coding sequence ATGCCCGCTAAACCGACGCCCGATTTTTTCGTCCGCCGGCCGCGCAAGGTGGAGAAGGCGGTTGCCTATCTCTGCCTCGGCTCCAATCTCGGCGACCGCGCCGGCACCATGGCGAAGGCGGTCGGGCTCATCGCCCGCGCGGGGTTGAAGATCATCGCCCGCTCCTCGCTCTACGAGACCCCGCCCTGGGGGCCGGTGCCGCAGGGGCCTTATCTCAACATGGTGGTGGCGGTGGAGACAGAGCTTTCCGCGCGCGAGCTGCTCAACCTGCTGCTCGGTGTCGAGCACGCCTTCGGGCGCGACCGCACGCGCGAGGTGCGCTTCGGCCCGCGCAAGATCGACATCGACATCTTGCTCTATGGCGACGAGGTGATCGCCGAGCCCGACCTCGAAATTCCGCATCCGCGCATGATGGAGCGGGCCTTCGCGCTGATCCCGCTCAGCGAACTGGCGCCGGAGCTGAAGGTCGGCGGCGCGTCGGTGGCTGCGGCGCTTGCCGGGCTCGACCGCAGCGGCATCGTCAAGGTCGAGCCGCAGCCGGCGAGCGACTGA
- the folP gene encoding dihydropteroate synthase → MAALVPPTQRLLDARGRRLDYAGRTLVMGILNVTPDSFSDGGRSAALDDAVANARRLVAEGADILDIGGESTRPGHTPVQAEEELRRVLPAVEALAGLPVPLSIDTQKAAVAEAALKAGASLLNDIWGLMGDPDMARVAAAYDAGVVAMHNRATVDPEVDIVADILGFFEQALERAARAGIRPDRIALDPGIGFGKTFEQNLKALASLETFGRLGFPLLLGTSRKSLIGKVIETTPAERLPGTIASNVLGIRAGCAIIRVHDVAAHVQAARVTEAILHAR, encoded by the coding sequence ATGGCCGCTCTTGTTCCGCCCACCCAACGCCTGCTCGATGCGCGCGGCCGCCGGCTGGACTATGCCGGCCGCACGCTGGTGATGGGTATCCTCAATGTGACCCCCGATTCCTTCTCCGATGGCGGGCGCAGCGCGGCGCTCGACGACGCGGTGGCCAATGCCCGCCGGCTGGTGGCGGAGGGAGCGGATATTCTCGACATTGGCGGGGAATCGACCCGTCCCGGCCATACGCCGGTGCAGGCGGAGGAAGAGCTGCGCCGCGTGCTGCCGGCGGTTGAGGCGCTGGCCGGCCTGCCGGTGCCGCTCTCCATCGACACGCAGAAGGCGGCGGTCGCCGAAGCGGCGCTGAAGGCCGGCGCCAGCCTTCTCAACGACATTTGGGGACTGATGGGCGACCCGGACATGGCCCGTGTCGCCGCCGCCTATGATGCCGGCGTGGTGGCGATGCACAACCGCGCCACTGTCGACCCGGAAGTCGACATCGTCGCCGACATTCTCGGCTTTTTCGAACAGGCGCTGGAGCGGGCGGCACGCGCCGGCATCCGCCCGGACCGCATCGCCCTCGATCCCGGCATCGGCTTCGGCAAGACCTTCGAGCAGAACCTGAAGGCGCTCGCCTCGCTGGAGACGTTCGGCCGGCTCGGCTTTCCGCTGCTGCTCGGCACCTCGCGCAAGTCGCTGATCGGCAAGGTGATCGAAACCACGCCGGCCGAGCGCCTGCCGGGGACCATCGCCTCCAATGTGCTTGGCATCCGCGCTGGCTGCGCCATCATCCGCGTGCATGACGTGGCCGCGCATGTGCAGGCGGCGCGGGTGACGGAGGCGATCCTCCATGCCCGCTAA
- a CDS encoding helicase HerA-like domain-containing protein yields the protein MSGDTEGQIFVGRSSTGGTGRKAEYLALKLANRHGLATGATGTGKTVTLQTLAEGFSRAGVPVFAADIKGDLSGIGMPGEGQDWIVKRCAEIGIDYVPDEFPVLFWDLFGEQGHPVRATVSEMGPLLLARLLDLNEVQEGVLNVVFRIADEQGLLLLDLKDLRAMLAFVAENAGKLTTTYGNVSPATVGAIQRALLVLENQGADKFFGEPALKITDLMRVEPRSGYGTISLLAADKLMASPRLYASFLLWLLSELFEELPEIGDPEKPRVVFFFDEAHLLFDGAPKALLQKVEQVVRLIRSKGVGVYFVTQNPLDIPDSVLAQLGNRVQHALRAFTPRDQKAVKAAADTFRPNPTLNTAEVITQLGKGEALVSMLEGNGTPSMVERTLIAPPAARVGPITPELRKVAMAQSPVRHAYDETLDRESAYEILAKRAEQATAPEATPAEAEAQSGGWLADTLGGLFRRGPRGGMSMGERVVNQVTRQVTNEVTKAILRNVLGGARRR from the coding sequence ATGTCCGGTGACACCGAGGGCCAGATCTTCGTCGGGCGAAGCTCGACCGGCGGAACGGGCCGCAAGGCCGAATATCTCGCGCTGAAGCTCGCCAACCGCCACGGCCTCGCCACCGGCGCCACCGGCACCGGCAAGACGGTAACGCTGCAGACGCTGGCGGAGGGCTTTTCCCGCGCCGGCGTCCCGGTCTTCGCCGCCGACATCAAGGGCGACCTCTCCGGCATCGGCATGCCCGGCGAGGGGCAGGACTGGATCGTCAAGCGCTGCGCCGAAATCGGCATCGACTATGTGCCGGACGAATTTCCCGTCCTCTTCTGGGACCTGTTCGGCGAGCAGGGCCACCCGGTCCGCGCCACGGTCTCGGAAATGGGGCCGCTGCTGCTGGCGCGGCTGCTGGACCTCAACGAGGTGCAGGAAGGCGTGCTGAACGTCGTGTTCCGCATCGCTGACGAGCAGGGCCTGCTGCTGCTCGACCTCAAGGATCTGCGGGCGATGCTGGCCTTCGTCGCGGAGAATGCGGGCAAGCTCACCACCACCTATGGCAATGTCTCGCCCGCCACCGTCGGCGCCATCCAGCGGGCGCTGCTGGTGCTGGAAAATCAGGGCGCCGACAAATTCTTCGGCGAGCCGGCGCTGAAGATCACCGATCTGATGCGGGTCGAGCCGCGCTCGGGCTACGGCACCATCTCGCTGCTCGCCGCCGACAAGCTGATGGCCTCGCCCCGGCTCTACGCCTCCTTCCTTTTGTGGCTGCTGTCCGAACTGTTCGAGGAGCTGCCCGAGATCGGCGATCCCGAAAAGCCGCGCGTGGTGTTCTTCTTCGATGAAGCGCATCTTCTGTTCGACGGAGCGCCCAAGGCGCTGCTGCAGAAGGTGGAGCAGGTGGTGCGGCTCATCCGCTCCAAGGGGGTGGGCGTGTATTTCGTCACCCAGAACCCGCTCGACATCCCCGACAGCGTGCTCGCCCAGCTCGGCAACCGGGTGCAGCACGCGCTGCGCGCCTTCACCCCGCGCGACCAGAAGGCGGTGAAGGCGGCGGCCGACACCTTTCGCCCCAACCCGACGCTGAACACCGCCGAGGTCATCACCCAGCTTGGCAAGGGCGAGGCGCTGGTCTCGATGCTGGAGGGCAATGGCACCCCGTCCATGGTCGAGCGCACGCTCATCGCCCCGCCCGCCGCCCGCGTCGGGCCCATCACCCCGGAACTTCGCAAGGTCGCGATGGCGCAAAGCCCGGTGCGCCACGCCTATGACGAAACGCTCGACCGTGAATCCGCCTATGAAATCCTCGCCAAGCGCGCCGAGCAGGCCACCGCGCCCGAAGCCACGCCGGCCGAGGCGGAGGCGCAGAGCGGCGGCTGGCTGGCGGACACGCTTGGCGGCCTGTTCCGGCGCGGCCCGCGCGGCGGCATGAGCATGGGCGAGCGGGTGGTCAACCAGGTGACGCGGCAGGTCACCAATGAAGTGACCAAGGCCATTCTGCGCAACGTGCTCGGCGGCGCCCGCCGGCGGTAG